One Aegilops tauschii subsp. strangulata cultivar AL8/78 chromosome 7, Aet v6.0, whole genome shotgun sequence genomic window carries:
- the LOC141027878 gene encoding uncharacterized protein isoform X2: protein MADQTKEKSGDTSVDKLYEILSKVFEQQQQQLKVVPEAVKCALEPNPVKLAGPGNYISWARHAQLILSSHGYEELLSADEEKLKSGTITKQINDRVLVWLLASMEPPIREQVETITTVFEVWKALEKQFSGKSNKMQATRIMQELTNLKQGSKSVTEYAGEMKRLYRELHYYHPFQPVDKNDVAVHHTWFEPFVGKLFLDGLNQEFDLRRQLIFSKTEWLSLDDIISSVIEEETRLAQPNAHVQEKSDARAALSIQARRAPKTFAKTDKSKLFCNHCKRPGHTKDSCFELHGYPTWWEKGKSQPGGGQGAHKRQANLTTSKRELPVVDVRALEDFTSKIRLSEDLSSFQDSSKAETSLHATSHQGASNIFTSYTPCSGATNRQTVGDWDRA from the exons ATGGCAGATCAAACAAAGGAGAAATCAGGGGATACTAGTGTGGATAAGTTGTATGAAATTTTAAGCAAAGTATttgagcagcaacaacaacaactcAAGGTGGTTCCTGAAGCTGTCAAGTGTGCTCTTGAGCCTAATCCAGTAAAGTTGGCTGGACCGGGCAATTACATCAGCTGGGCACGACATGCCCAGTTAATTTTGAGTTCTCATGGCTACGAAGAATTGCTTAGTGCCGATGAAGAGAAACTGAAAAGTGGTACTATCACCAAACAGATCAATGATAGAGTTTTGGTGTGGTTATTAGCAAGCATGGAACCACCGATACGAGAACAAGTTGAGACTATAACCACTGTATTTGAAGTGTGGAAAGCTCTGGAGAAGCAATTTTCAGGAAAATCAAATAAGATGCAGGCTACTCGCATCATGCAGGAGTTGACTAACTTGAAGCAAGGCTCAAAATCAGTGACTGAGTATGCAGGTGAGATGAAGAGATTGTATAGGGAGTTGCATTATTACCATCCTTTTCAACCCGTTGACAAGAATGATGTGGCTGTTCACCATACCTGGTTTGAACCATTTGTGGGCAAGCTCTTCCTTGATGGCCTAAATCAGGAGTTTGATCTCCGCCGTCAGCTAATATTCTCCAAAACTGAATGGCTAAGCCTTGATGATATCATTTCCAGTGTGATTGAGGAGGAGACTCGTCTTGCTCAACCCAATGCGCATGTTCAAGAAAAATCAGATGCACGTGCAGCCCTATCCATACAAGCTCGTCGTGCTCCTAAGACCTTTGCTAAAACAGATAAAAGCAAACTTTTTTGCAACCACTGCAAAAGGCCTGGACACACAAAGGATTCATGCTTTGAGCTGCATGGTTATCCAACTTGGTGGGAAAAAGGAAAGTCTCAGCCAGGGGGAGGTCAGGGAGCTCATAAAAGACAGGCGAACCTCACTACATCCAAGAGGGAGCTACCGGTAGTAGATGTGCGAGCTCTTGAGGATTTCACCTCCAAGATTAGACTCTCAGAAGACTTGTCTTCCTTCCAGGATTCCTCTAAAGCTGAAACTAGTTTGCATGCCACTTCACACCAAG GAGCTTCAAATATATTCACTTCCTATACACCTTGTTCAG GAGCTACAAACAGGCAAACTGTTGGGGACTGGGACCGTGCATGA
- the LOC141027878 gene encoding uncharacterized protein isoform X1, which produces MADQTKEKSGDTSVDKLYEILSKVFEQQQQQLKVVPEAVKCALEPNPVKLAGPGNYISWARHAQLILSSHGYEELLSADEEKLKSGTITKQINDRVLVWLLASMEPPIREQVETITTVFEVWKALEKQFSGKSNKMQATRIMQELTNLKQGSKSVTEYAGEMKRLYRELHYYHPFQPVDKNDVAVHHTWFEPFVGKLFLDGLNQEFDLRRQLIFSKTEWLSLDDIISSVIEEETRLAQPNAHVQEKSDARAALSIQARRAPKTFAKTDKSKLFCNHCKRPGHTKDSCFELHGYPTWWEKGKSQPGGGQGAHKRQANLTTSKRELPVVDVRALEDFTSKIRLSEDLSSFQDSSKAETSLHATSHQGATNHMTGASNIFTSYTPCSGATNRQTVGDWDRA; this is translated from the exons ATGGCAGATCAAACAAAGGAGAAATCAGGGGATACTAGTGTGGATAAGTTGTATGAAATTTTAAGCAAAGTATttgagcagcaacaacaacaactcAAGGTGGTTCCTGAAGCTGTCAAGTGTGCTCTTGAGCCTAATCCAGTAAAGTTGGCTGGACCGGGCAATTACATCAGCTGGGCACGACATGCCCAGTTAATTTTGAGTTCTCATGGCTACGAAGAATTGCTTAGTGCCGATGAAGAGAAACTGAAAAGTGGTACTATCACCAAACAGATCAATGATAGAGTTTTGGTGTGGTTATTAGCAAGCATGGAACCACCGATACGAGAACAAGTTGAGACTATAACCACTGTATTTGAAGTGTGGAAAGCTCTGGAGAAGCAATTTTCAGGAAAATCAAATAAGATGCAGGCTACTCGCATCATGCAGGAGTTGACTAACTTGAAGCAAGGCTCAAAATCAGTGACTGAGTATGCAGGTGAGATGAAGAGATTGTATAGGGAGTTGCATTATTACCATCCTTTTCAACCCGTTGACAAGAATGATGTGGCTGTTCACCATACCTGGTTTGAACCATTTGTGGGCAAGCTCTTCCTTGATGGCCTAAATCAGGAGTTTGATCTCCGCCGTCAGCTAATATTCTCCAAAACTGAATGGCTAAGCCTTGATGATATCATTTCCAGTGTGATTGAGGAGGAGACTCGTCTTGCTCAACCCAATGCGCATGTTCAAGAAAAATCAGATGCACGTGCAGCCCTATCCATACAAGCTCGTCGTGCTCCTAAGACCTTTGCTAAAACAGATAAAAGCAAACTTTTTTGCAACCACTGCAAAAGGCCTGGACACACAAAGGATTCATGCTTTGAGCTGCATGGTTATCCAACTTGGTGGGAAAAAGGAAAGTCTCAGCCAGGGGGAGGTCAGGGAGCTCATAAAAGACAGGCGAACCTCACTACATCCAAGAGGGAGCTACCGGTAGTAGATGTGCGAGCTCTTGAGGATTTCACCTCCAAGATTAGACTCTCAGAAGACTTGTCTTCCTTCCAGGATTCCTCTAAAGCTGAAACTAGTTTGCATGCCACTTCACACCAAG GAGCTACCAATCACATGACAGGAGCTTCAAATATATTCACTTCCTATACACCTTGTTCAG GAGCTACAAACAGGCAAACTGTTGGGGACTGGGACCGTGCATGA
- the LOC109736919 gene encoding cell number regulator 2-like translates to MDAAEQLPAPAAPTTRALVHAQPPVHPWTTGLFDCAEDPGNCWMTCFCPCVTFGLVAEIVDRGSLSSGASAALYVLMGMVTSWWFPPIYTCFYRTKMRAQYGLQEEPYPDLCVHCFCEYCALCQEYRELHNRGFVMDIGWHANMELQQRGGVAATVPPAMHVDGMTR, encoded by the exons ATGGACGCCGCCGAGCAGCTGCCAGCACCGGCCGCGCCGACGACGCGCGCGCTGGTGCACGCGCAGCCGCCGGTCCACCCCTGGACCACGGGCCTGTTCGACTGCGCCGAGGACCCCGGGAACTGCTGGATGACGTGCTTCTGCCCGTGCGTCACCTTCGGGCTGGTGGCGGAGATCGTGGACCGCGGCTCCCTCTCCAGCGGGGCGAGCGCGGCGCTGTACGTGCTGATGGGGATGGTCACGTCCTGGTGGTTCCCGCCCATCTACACCTGCTTCTACCGCACCAAGATGCGCGCCCAGTACGGCCTCCAGGAGGAACCCTACCCGGACCTCTGCGTCCACTGCTTCTGCGAGTACTGCGCCCTCTGCCAGGAGTACCGCGAGCTCCACAACCGCGGCTTCGTCATGGACAtcg GGTGGCACGCCAACATGGAGCTGCAGCAGCGCGGCGGCGTGGCCGCGACCGTGCCGCCCGCCATGCACGTAGACGGGATGACGCGGTGA
- the LOC141027878 gene encoding uncharacterized protein isoform X3, translated as MADQTKEKSGDTSVDKLYEILSKVFEQQQQQLKVVPEAVKCALEPNPVKLAGPGNYISWARHAQLILSSHGYEELLSADEEKLKSGTITKQINDRVLVWLLASMEPPIREQVETITTVFEVWKALEKQFSGKSNKMQATRIMQELTNLKQGSKSVTEYAGEMKRLYRELHYYHPFQPVDKNDVAVHHTWFEPFVGKLFLDGLNQEFDLRRQLIFSKTEWLSLDDIISSVIEEETRLAQPNAHVQEKSDARAALSIQARRAPKTFAKTDKSKLFCNHCKRPGHTKDSCFELHGYPTWWEKGKSQPGGGQGAHKRQANLTTSKRELPVVDVRALEDFTSKIRLSEDLSSFQDSSKAETSLHATSHQGATNRQTVGDWDRA; from the exons ATGGCAGATCAAACAAAGGAGAAATCAGGGGATACTAGTGTGGATAAGTTGTATGAAATTTTAAGCAAAGTATttgagcagcaacaacaacaactcAAGGTGGTTCCTGAAGCTGTCAAGTGTGCTCTTGAGCCTAATCCAGTAAAGTTGGCTGGACCGGGCAATTACATCAGCTGGGCACGACATGCCCAGTTAATTTTGAGTTCTCATGGCTACGAAGAATTGCTTAGTGCCGATGAAGAGAAACTGAAAAGTGGTACTATCACCAAACAGATCAATGATAGAGTTTTGGTGTGGTTATTAGCAAGCATGGAACCACCGATACGAGAACAAGTTGAGACTATAACCACTGTATTTGAAGTGTGGAAAGCTCTGGAGAAGCAATTTTCAGGAAAATCAAATAAGATGCAGGCTACTCGCATCATGCAGGAGTTGACTAACTTGAAGCAAGGCTCAAAATCAGTGACTGAGTATGCAGGTGAGATGAAGAGATTGTATAGGGAGTTGCATTATTACCATCCTTTTCAACCCGTTGACAAGAATGATGTGGCTGTTCACCATACCTGGTTTGAACCATTTGTGGGCAAGCTCTTCCTTGATGGCCTAAATCAGGAGTTTGATCTCCGCCGTCAGCTAATATTCTCCAAAACTGAATGGCTAAGCCTTGATGATATCATTTCCAGTGTGATTGAGGAGGAGACTCGTCTTGCTCAACCCAATGCGCATGTTCAAGAAAAATCAGATGCACGTGCAGCCCTATCCATACAAGCTCGTCGTGCTCCTAAGACCTTTGCTAAAACAGATAAAAGCAAACTTTTTTGCAACCACTGCAAAAGGCCTGGACACACAAAGGATTCATGCTTTGAGCTGCATGGTTATCCAACTTGGTGGGAAAAAGGAAAGTCTCAGCCAGGGGGAGGTCAGGGAGCTCATAAAAGACAGGCGAACCTCACTACATCCAAGAGGGAGCTACCGGTAGTAGATGTGCGAGCTCTTGAGGATTTCACCTCCAAGATTAGACTCTCAGAAGACTTGTCTTCCTTCCAGGATTCCTCTAAAGCTGAAACTAGTTTGCATGCCACTTCACACCAAG GAGCTACAAACAGGCAAACTGTTGGGGACTGGGACCGTGCATGA